Part of the Acaryochloris thomasi RCC1774 genome, GAGCGCGCTCCTGTAGCTCTATGAGTCAACAACCAATTTGCAGGCTGCCTTGACATTCTCATTTTGAGGTCGAGGTTTAGATTTATAACTGTAAGTAATTTTGTACTCTACTAACTGAATTTTTAAAGGTGATCGCTTAGAGTAAAAAGTAAAGTAAGTGATTAACGCTTACATGTTGGTAATCAAATAGCGGAGATTGCTTACCCGAATTATTTTTGCTACCTATGAATCATGTTGCGTGATGCTAATTGGGTTGTCTTCTAACGGTCCAACTCACTGGCGCGAAAGAGTCCTAGAAATCAAAGCAGATCTAGTATGCTCAATACTGAGCATCCAGTGCAGTGTAAGTTAGGCAAAACAAAAACACCAAGTCAAAACACTCACTATGCTATTCACAGCGATACCCTGGACTTGGCGACCAATTCGGAATTGTACGGATCCCATGATCAATCAAGAAATCTCCTTTGTCTAAGTTACCCTCGCATTTGTCTTCAATACAGAAACAAGCTACAACCTCCCCTATTTGATGTTGATATAAAGTTTTCTTATCATATTTTTCAAGAATCATCTCTTCTAATTCTGAAGTAGGTACGACGGATCTTGATGGATCGTTAACAACGCTCATAGCAAAAATAAATAAAGGAATTCCGCCTAAACAAAGAGTCCACCACAAATATTTTTTAGTAAGGCGCGCTCTATCTCCAGAGCCTTGAAGGTTCTCGCTGCGTTCCTGCCTCTGCTTTTCATCTATTTCTTGCTGCTTTTGTCCACCTTTTGAAGACTCTCTCGATATGAAAGCCGCAGCAATAGTAGCGAATGCACCAATTAGTGCAACAATAACTGCTTCCATAATTCATTGTTTAGTGTTGCGTCGTTTATAACTTAAGCAGGTTTAATCACTTATTGTGCGGAATTAATTCTGACAAACATACCCATCAGCTTGCTATACGGATTATATGCTGCATATCATACCGATCAGCCTATTTCTGCGAAAAGTCTTTCACACATTATCCTGTTTTAGAGATCTTATACGGACATGTTCTGCATAATTCCCCAATGAACTTATTCCTCATCTAAACACTCAATTCCAGTTCTAGCCTTGCTGAGCATCGTCCATCTACTGAGTTGTGTTCGTAGGAGGATCCGTAGCTAAATCTCCGTCAGGCTCAGGCTCCAGCTCAAGTAAGATTTCATTCACCTCACTAATCGGGAACCGATCCATCAGCTGCTGTGCCCGCTTCGCATTCTGCCGCAACTCCCCAGATGTATGCGGCGCATGAGGAATCTGAGACAAAATATCCAACGTTCGCCGCAGCATCCGCACAATATCGCCCTCATCTAAACTCGTGTGGGTACACAGCTCCAGCCAGTCCATTCCCAACGCCCACTGCTCCACAATGCCAATCAGCTCCGTCTCCAACCCAATAGGACTCATAACATCCTGACGATACTGCTCCTTAAGCAACTGCCGCTGAATCGGACGCAGCTCAGCCAACGCCTCCTGCACTTCTGCTGAAGGAGAAAAGTGAGTCCAGGTATCGGTGCGATTGTTGTCGTAAACCAGTGCCGTACAGGCCGCCGCCAACTGATGCGGAGCCAAACTGTCAAAAACGCCGGAGCTAAAAACCAGCCCTAGCCACAGCTCATTCTCGCCCCGTAGCCCAGAGGCCATCTCTCCCAAAGGCGTCGGTGTCACATCCTGCAGACCGTTGAAGTGGCGCAGCACCTTGACCAGGCCCATAAACTCATCCCAGTGGTGGTGCGATCGTCGATGGAATTTAGTTTGACGATCTTCTAACTGTGCTTCCAAGCTCTTCACCCGTCGCTGCCACCGCAAAATTGAATGGTGACTCTTACGCGAAGCATGGGCCGGATGCCCCTCTATCTTCTGCTGTACTGCCTCCAATCGCTTGCTCTGGTCATGGACTTCAGGAGCCACCTGCCATTCTCCCGCCGGGATTTGCTTGGCAATAGCAACACTCGATTCATCCCCATTGGCAGACTGTCCTACTTTCGGCTGCAACGTTGCGGGAGGTGTCAATGCTTCCAGCTCAGCCTCTAGCGAAAGATGGCCTTCTAAGCTAGCAACCTCTTTATGGGAAATCACCTGCCAGCGGTTCTTCTGAGTTAAAGAAATAAAGTACGGAAGCTGACCGGAACTAGGCAACTGGCGGACCAAGATGGCTGAAACGGGGCTGTCTTGTTCTGATGTTTGGACACCCACCACAGTTCCGATAGGCGCATGAGCCATAATCAGGGCTAGCTCTTGAGCGCGGTTTTCTTGGGCCTGCTGCTGCAAAATTTTCAATAAGCGCCGCTCTTCTTTAACGCGCTGCCGCAGCTTTTGATAGCTGTTGAGTTCTGCTAGGTCGATATCGGCTAGCTTGGCTTGAAGGCTGGTCAGTTCTTGCTCTACAGATGCGATCGCATCTTTCTGCGGATTGAGCTGTAGCATCCCCAAATACTGCCCGAAGCTTTTCTCAATCAGAGCCTTAGCTTCATCAAGGCTGTGCGTCTGCAGCAGATTCAGCACCATCCCGTAGCTAGGGGTAAACTGGCTTACCAGCGGATCAGCTCCTACAGTCGCCAGGTAGGATGCTTCCTTCGCCCCTTCAAAACGAGTTTGCACCGTGACGACGTGACCGCTATCATCCATCCCTCGCCGTCCGGCTCGCCCTGACATCTGCAAAAATTCAGAGGCCGTCAGCAGGCGATGGCCGTCGTCTGTGCGTTTCGATAGTGTAGAAATCACCGTCGTCCGCGCAGGCATGTTGATCCCTGCAGCAAGCGTTTCAGTGGCAAAGACCACCTTGATTAATCCCTGCTGGAATAGCTCTTCCACTAATCCTTTCCAAGCTGGGAGCAGACCGGCATGGTGGGCGGCAATACCGCGATAGAGGGCGTCAAACTGTTCCAGTTGCCCGACATCAGGGTTCTGCTGCCGGAAGGCATCCACCTGACGCTTCAGTTCTGAGGCTTCTGCATCATTGACGAGACTCAAACCGCTGGCCTCTTGGACCGCTTTATCGCAGCCCCGCCGACTGAAGATGAAATAAATGGCAGGCAGCATGTCCCGCTGGCGCATCTGTTCCACAATGCTGGGGAGGCTGGGCACATTGGGCCGAGGTGGACGCTTACCGCGATGACGACCGCGACCGCGATTCTTATTACTGGGCTTCGCCATTTGTGACTTAAGCTGCGGATGCATCTTCGTCTTTTGCTCATTGAGCAGACGGCAGAGGCCTTTATTTCCAGCGAAATGGAAGTTAAGGGGTACGGGTCGCCAATCGGAATCCACCAGATCTGTGGGGCCATGCACCCAGCTAATCCAGTCCGTGAGCTGTCCCGCATTCGCCACCGTCGCCGATAGGGCAATAATCTGAATCTGGGGCGGACAGTAGATAATTGACTCTTCCCAAACCGTGCCTCGTTGACGGTCGTTCATGTAGTGGCACTCATCCAGCACCACTGCTGACACATCCTCCAGTACCTCGTCCACATCCCCCAACAGCGTGCCGTAGAGAATGTTTCGGAAGATCTCAGTGGTCATCACCAATATTGGGGCGTCTCGATTAACGGAGCGATCGCCTGTCAATAACCCCACCTTCTGCGGGCCAAATTGCTGACGAAACTCGTGCAGCTTCTGATTTGAGAGCGCCTTGAGGGGCGTGGTATAAAAGACCCGTTTCCCCAGACTTAAGGCCCGATGGATGGCGTACTCACCGATCACCGTTTTGCCTGCGCCCGTGGGGGCTGAGACAACGACCGAGTGGTTCTCGTTTAGAGATGCGATCGCATCTTTCTGAAACGCATCCAGCTCAAACGGGAAAAGAGTAGTTAGGTCCAGTGGAGAATGTGCCACGCAAATCAAGGATCCAGTTGTTACCCGGTCATCCTAGCAAGATCTGCTGGAGTAGGAAGAGAAATCAACCCTATACCTTAATCAGCACCTCACCCTGCAGCATTCGGTTAGCCGCATCCAGCAGCATTTCTTCTAGGTAGGGTTTCGTGAAGTAGCCCTTAGCCCCCAAATTCATCGCCATCTGCTTGTGCTTGGTGGCTCCCCGAGAGGTCAACATTGCTACCGGCAAATCGTGGAGATCATCATCTTGCTGTAGCTTAGACAACAGCTCTAAACCATCCATTCTCGGCATTTCTACGTCACAGAAAACCAAATCACAGGGTAGACCTGAGCGCAGTTTCTCCCAAGCTTCCATGCCATCTCGAGCCTGCTCAACTCGATAGCCCACTTTATTGAAGGTCATCGACAGCAGCTCACGCACCGTAATGGAGTCATCCACAATCAGCACCATCGGCGCTAGCTCTTCTTCCGCCGGTAGCATGTCGCCCGCATTGGCCCACAGATTGCTCGTGCTTTCAATACGGTCAAAGCTGAGGTCAAGAAGTTCGAGCACATCAGCAATCGGCATAATGCGGCCATCGCCCTTCACTGTGACTCCAGCAATGCCGAGGGGCTTTGGAGCCGGGCCCCCGAGCTGTTTAATCACAATTTCCTGCTCGCCCATCACCTGATCAACCTGAATGGCAACTCGCTCATCCCCACTGCGTAGAATCACAATGGAAACTTGGTCAGGATTCTCCTGCGGCAGACTATAGGCACTGCTGCGCTTCAGGCGACGATTATAGGTAAGCAGCTCACTCAGGGGCTTACATAGGATCTGCCGATCCTGCCAGGTGACAAAGACCTGGCCGTTCTCGTTGGGCTGGAGCTGAGCTTTAGGCACGTCGATCACGTCCTGAACACCATCCATCGGGAAGGCGATTTGCGATTTTTGGTTCTCACAACACAGCGCCTTGGTGATGCTTAGGGTCAACGGCAGACGAATCGTAAAGGTGGTGCCCTTACCCAGGCCAGAGTCTGTATTAATGACGCCGCGAATATCATTGATGCTGCTGCGGACCACGTCCATGCCGACGCCCCGCCCCGCCAAGTCTGTAACCTTATCTTGGGTCGTAAATCCTGACATGAACAGCAAGCCGTAGGCATCTTGCCGCGACATTGTTTTGGCCTGCTCTGGCGTAATCAGCTTATTGTCGATTGCCTTTGCTTTAACGCGCTCAGGATCAATCCCAGCGCCATCATCTGTAATCGAAATGATGGTCTGATTCCCTTGATATAGCGGTTCCTAGGCTGCTGAGGTGCAGTAACAGCAATGAGTAAACCATCCTTGAAGGTCATCTAGCGACACTTTAGAGAACGCATCTTCAATGGCTTTTGCGAGGTCAGTGTAAGTTCTGGCACCGACGGAGCGTAGGAGACTTTTGATCTTCGACCAGCAGTTTTCAATGGGTGAGAAGTCAGGTGAGTATGGCGGCAGATAAATCAGCTTAGCCCCCGCTTTCTTAATCCAGGTTGCAATGTCCTCTCCAAGATGAATAGAGCAGTTATCCATAATGACACAGGCTCCTTTCCATAGCTTGGGTATGAGTTTTTGAGAGATAAACGCCTCAAAGGTGAGTCCGTCTGTTGCCCCCAGTAGGGCAACCTGAGTGACGACGCCCTGCAAGCTAATGGCACCAATCAAAGAGACATTCTTACCGCGCCGACTGGGGCGGTCTCCCCGTGCTCTTTCTCCCTTTGTTGACCTAGCGTATAACCGAGTCATCGCCAGGTTTATGCCCGACTCGTCAATGAAAATAAGATCCTGGGCGAGAATGCCTTGGATGAGTTCCCAGTATTCTGAACGCTTACGCTGCACCCGTTCACTTTCCTTTTCGGTCGGGTGTAGGCTTTTTTTTTCGTGTCAAGTTCAGCTTCCTCAACATCCGAGCCATTGTTGAGCGTCCAATCGTAACGCCAGTGGCTTGTTTCAATTTTTCCTGCAACTCGGCTAAGGTCGCATCATTATTCGCATTCACGAGTGTTGCAAGCGTCTGTAGCTGTGCATCATTGAGCTTGGTCGGGGTTTGCTGAGTCCGAACTTTAGGGGCAATACTGCCTGTCTCTCGCTCTTGTTTGAGTAATTTCTCAATGAAACTCAGAGCCACTCGAAATCGTTTTGCTAATTGACGCTGAGATATTCCACCAGCTTGATAGGTATCAAAAATCTTTTGGCGTAAGTCAAGAGAGTAGGGTCTCATTCCTATCAAACTCAATAGGGGGTTAGATTCTCTATTTGTACCTCATCAGGTCGAGAACCGCTATAGAAAGCCCGAATCTTGATCAGACCTTCTGTCTCTTTATCCACGGACTGACGAACATCAGGATATTCAATCCCGTGGAAAATTGCGTTGTTGACCAAGTGCGTCAGCGGATCGTAGAGACGCTCTAGAATGCTCTTATCGACTAAGGTATTCTGTCCTTCCAGCTCCAGGCGTGCCTGTTTGCCACACTTGAGCGAAATATCGCGGACCGCCCGAGGCAGTCGCTCAGCCACCTGCCCAAAGGGCACCATGCGGGATTTTGTTAAGCCTTCCTGAACCTGCGTCGTCACCTGCCGGAAGATGCGGGTCACCTGCTCTGTGGAATCCACCACAAATTCAATATCGGAGGCTGCCTCTCGCACACGAACAATACGCTCAATCATTTCTTGAGAGAGGGTATGGAAGCCCGTAAAGCTATCCATCTCTAGGGCATCAAAGTCGGCACCGGTTGCGTGGGTGCTGCTACCGTTATCGCTGTTGCCACCGCCGCCGCTTGTAGCTTGGGCAGCACTGAGCAAGGAACCTTCTAAAAGCGAACGCTCATAGAGGTCCTCCATTTTTTGCCCCAGGTCGTTGAGCTGCTGCACCTGAAATAAAAGGTTATCTAAGAACTGCCGGAGTCGATCTTGACCATCTTCTAGGGTATTCCGACTGACCAGTAGTTCACCCACCAAATCGCTGAGCTTATCGAGCTGCTTAACCGGAACCTTCATGGTTTGATTGAGGTTTCCACCCACGCGGCGGCTGGCCCGTGGTGCTGCAGCAGCGACCCGTGGAGCAGCGACAGGAGCCGCTTTAGGCTCGTCTAAGAGCTGTTCGAGATCGTCAAAGTTGGTGGTCGCAGGGACCGGTTCTTCAGGGGAAGCCTCCGCAGGGCTGGGCTGGGGAGCGTCTGCCGTCAGCAGTTCATCTAGGTTCAGGGAATCGCTCTCGTTGACGCTGATGGCTTCAGGCTGCGGCTCTTGCAGCAGATCATCCAGCAAGAAGTTGAGATCTTTATTAGTGCTGGTATCAGCAGGTTCATCGCCGAACAAATCACCCAGCCAGTCGTCAGCCCCATTGGCGTTACTGGTCTCTACAGGTAACAAGGCGAGCAGGGCTGCAGAAGGAGCAATCTCGGTCGCTCGGTTATTGAGAACGAGGTCCCGTGCTGCTTTAAGTTCAGGCACGACGACCTGAGCGAGGGTCTCCCAGGATTGACCGGGGTTTGCGATCGCAACTCTATTCTTCTCCACCAGATCCGTCCATCCAGGAATCTGAAAAGCCTGTCCCAGATCTTCAAGCCCTTGGCACACATTCTGCAGCTCTTGCCGGTGTGATACCTCATCCGGCCGCTTGAACACATCCAGCATCACGCGCAGTTGCTCCAACACATCCGTCTGGAATGCCTCTAGACACACTGGATCGGGTTCGGCCCCCACCGTCACAGCCACGGGCGCAGGTGCAGCCGCCACCGGTGCACTATGGAGTAAATCACTCAAATCAACCCCGGGCCCCACCAGTTGCGCGAGATGGTGATGTAAGTCATTAAAGGCAGGCTCAACACTATTGAGCGTCTGCTCAGAAATATCTGGAGAGAGCGCAAAAGAACTCTCCAGCTCTACCGTTAAGGCACTCAGCGCATCAAATCCTTGAAAAAATAAGGACTCTAGCTTTTGGTCAATCTGAATAGGATGCTCTTTAAGGACTTTAAAATAATCCTCTAGGCGATGGGCAATGTGCTGCATACTGTGGATGCCGAGCATAGCCGCCCCACCCTTCACAGAGTGTGCCGCTCGAAAGACATCATTAAGCATCTCTGGCTCTGCAAGCACATCTTGCAGATTCAGCAAACCATGCTCAATCGTATTGAGGTGTTCCTTGGCCTCCTCAATAAAGTAGACCATAATCCGCTGTTGTTCTGGCTGCATCACTTTTTCTCTATCTCCCTGAGGATGATTTTAATTCCCGCAACGTTAATTAAATGTGGCCTAGCTGACTTCAGTACCGTCAACCCTAAATCTCTCCACAGAAGACTGGAGGTCGCTAGCAACACCCACCAAGTTCTGAAGTGAATCAGAGACTCGCTGAGCCTCCTGCGATGTTTCTTGGGCCGTCAATTCGACTGACTGCATCACCTGAGACACATAGCGAGACGTCTCTGTCTGCTCTGATGTCGCTTGGGTAATTGAACTCACAAGCTGATTAATCTGTGACGAAACTTGAATGATGTCTTCTAGCGATCGCTTCGCCTGTTCCGCCCGCTGAGTTCCCTCAATAACCTGCTGTGTGCCTTCCTCCATTGCTGTCATCACAGAGCTAGTCTCACCCTGAATCTGGAGCACGATTTGCTCAATCTCTTTGGAAGCCTTCGCTGCTCGATCAGCCAACTGTCGAACTTCGTCCGCAACAATGGCAAAGCCTCGGCCTGACTCACCCGCTCGAGCCGCCTCAATACTGGCATTGAGGGCCAGCAGGTTGGTCCGAGACGCAATCTGTGAAATCACACCCACAATCTTAGAAATCTCTTGAGAAGACTCCGCCAGACGCTTCACCTTACGCGTACTCTCAGCCACTGTTTCTCGAATTTGAAGAATACCCGCCATCGTGTGTTCTACAGACTCGCCTCCCTTCAGTGCCGCATCTGACGCCTTTTGGGCCACCTGGTCCGCAGCTCGGGCGCTCTCAGCCACCTCTTGAATCGAAGCGGTCATCATTTGCACAGAGTTGAGAGAAACCGCCAGCTCCTCCGCCTGTCGCAATGCATCAGAAGACAAGCCGCGAGCAAACTCTTCATTGTCTGCTGCACCTCGGTTCACCTCACGCGCTGCCACCTTCACCTGCTTTACAATTTTCTGCAGGTTATAGATCGTTAAGTTAAAAGAGTCCGCAACTGCGCCCAGAATGTCAGCCGTCACCTCGGCCTGCACTGTCAAGTCACCTCGGGCCGCGCCTTCTACATCATCCAGCAGGCGAATCACCTGACGCTGCAGATCTTCCTTCGCCTTTTCCTGCTCTTCTGCCTTATTCTGGACTTCTTGAGTTGTCGCTTCAATGAAACGCGTCATCTCGTTAAAGCTGGTCGCTAACTGACCAAACTCATCCTTTGAAAATTCTGTAGCCCGGACACTCCAGTCTCCCTGAGCAACCGCAGACAGCTTTGCCTGTAGGTCGCTGGTGGACGCCTTAATCTGCTTAGCGGTCATTTGCCCGAGCACCAGAGTGGTCGCCCCTCCGGCAAGACCCGCCGCCGCTGCACCCATGCCAAGGGTTGCCCAAGCAGGTTGTGGTGCAGTCAAGCCCACGCCAATCACAGCGCCTGCAGAAAGAACGCCTGCAGCCGTCGCCGTAATCACCTGTTTTTGCTGCAAAGAGGCATTTGTAAACGGAGCCAAGATGCCGGAAGGCTTCTGCGGCGCAACCGGAGCAGCCATCCCCCCAGGGAAAGACATTCCAGCCCCCACGGCGCCAACACTGTTGTCTTGGTTGAGGGTCAAAGAAGAATCAACCGCATCAAAATCATCTAGCAATAAACCAGACTGATCGCCCGTGGCATCCAATAGACTGGGCGACGTCATCATATCCATCGAGTAGGAGGGGTCTAGCGCACTACTTTGATCGTCGAGTTCAAAATCAGCCAGGGTGGGCAGACCATCGCCCTCTATATCATCATCGTCGCTAGGCATGTCGCCCGAGGTCAGACTGTTATCGGCATAAGCAGATGCATCACTAGTTGCAGGAGAAGCCGCCCCCGAAGACTCAGAATCAATAAAGTCTAAGATGCCGGTATTAGGTAGGTCATCTTCATCATCAGAGAAAGAATCGTCTAAGAAAGTTTGTCCACCGCCATTATTAGCGGTATGACCTAGCGCCGGAACATCTGAGATCGAATTATCTGATGCGAGAGCTTCTTGATTTTGGTGCATGAGGATGGTCATATCTTCCTCTGTATTCCCTTGATCCGCGCCATCACTTAGGTCCTGGAGGACCAAGGAAGCATCATCAGCGTTCTCATCAACGCTTCCATTTGAATCAAAAGGATTTGTATACATTGAATCGTCGCTGTGTGTCATTGTTGAATTCGAATCTCGTTCTGACTGCATGACTGTATTGCCCGAAGATTGTAAAAACGTTGCCTCTGCCGCGCCCGACGCATCAGAGTTCGAAGATGATCCCATCGACTGGATTGAAGTTGCTCCGCCAGAGTCGTCGATATAGTGACTCGTATCTGCTAGGCTAGAGCGAGCACAATCAACGAGTTCTGGGTCGCTCGTGAGGTCCAAAACAGACTGATACTGGCCTTGAGCATCTTTATATCTTTCTAGACCCCGATAAATATGCCCCCGTAGCAAGCGCAAATTTGGATCATCAGGCTTGTACTCAACCAGGGAGTCCGTTGCCAAAATGGCTTCCTGATAATGCTCCTTCATATAAGCGCTAACGGCTTGTTGGTAGTCCTGGGCGTACTGGGTACTTGACATCTATCTGCTCCTGCCAATGGGTGATTCTGAATCCTAACGACAATACTGTTGGTGAGTAATCGGTTCGCAGTTCATTCGTTCATTTCAGAAAAGACGACACAGAGGTCGAAACGGTAAAACGGTTCAGGTTATCCTAGTCGGTCTCATCTACTTCTGTCTTCTATCTCTAGGTTGCCCACCTTGCCGATCGTAAAATCGCAGTAGGGTCTAGGAGTCGAAGCGATTGATGGGTGCCATCCATCATCCACTCTCCTTTGAGAAAGGGAGCCATGCTGTCTGGTGCATTCGTTGACAAGGTGAGCTGCTCCGTATCTAGCCAGTCCATTCCCATTACCCGCTCAACCGCAAGTCCAACCGTCACTTCTTGAGTTTCGATGGCAACAATTGAAATTTCAGAGCGATCAGTATTTAAAGGTTGAGCATCACCTAGAAACTGACCAATATCTGTGACCCAAATGACCTGCCCCCGTAAATTAAGAATACCCATTAGTAGAGGTGAAACATTAGGGACCAAAGTGATTTGCTCTGGATCAAGGGACAATACTTCCCGAATACCCATAGCAGGCAGGGCAAACTCTTGACCTGACTCTACAAAAAAGCGTAGATATAAATCACCTTCAGGGTTTTGCAGCCCTTGGAGTTCGGGAAGCGGTTCTGAGGGATTCGTCGTGAGAAATTCTTGATTCGTAGACATGATCACTTAACCTGCGAGTAGTTCTTTAACGGTGACCAATAGTTCCTGAACAGCAAAAGGCTTAGCAAGATAAGCGTCTGCACCCTGCTTCATTCCCCAATACCGATCAAAATCTTCTGTTTTAGATGAACAGATAACAACAGGTAGGTTTTGCGTACCTGGATCAGATTTAATCTTGCGACAAACTTCATAGCCATTCATTCGTGGCATAATAATGTCTAAGACTACAATATCAGGGTGAGTAGCCTCAATTTGCTGCAAGGCTTCTACTCCATCTGTTGCAATCAATACAGTCAGGCCACTTTCTTCGAGTACATTACTCATGAGTTGCCGTTGTGTAATGCTATCGTCTACCACTAAAACCTTGTTCATTGGGTTGCTACCTGAGATCTATAGATCATTCCGAGATGAGTTAACCTAGAGTCTGCGCTGAGTCTAAAACTCCGCAGGACCACGGGTGAGAAGCCGAAATATTCTCAAAAAAGGTGGGTCATCAACTGTGTACAATTGTGTACTCGTCGGTTGGGAAACTAGACTATGGGTCTAGGCCGATGGGCCTGTAGCTTTAGGATACCCGCCCTAGAGAAACAAATTTCAGCGGTTCTTGACGCAGATCTGGCAAAAGCTTTGTTTATCGCCTCTGTAAGGTGAACAGTATACCGATGCTCTTCAGCTTTAGCGCAGTTCAGGTCATGGTTTTTTATGGGTAACTTAAGATTAGGGAATGCAGGATCAGTAATGGCTGCGATAAATCTTATGTCTCACGGTATATTCTATGACTAAGGAATCTGCAAGATATGATTGCACGGTAACGTTATTGATCGACTAAAACTATGTAAGTTCTAGGTAGGGACGAAGCCAAAATCCAGTCCCAAAGAATAAGCCAAACTGTCAAGTCAGAAACGAAAGAGGATCGCGGGGTGCTGTATCTAGCAGAGATTAATAAGAAAAGTGGTTTCATGGGGGCAAAAACTGAGCTTAGGTTGTTAGCCCGCAAGCAATCTGAACACAATTGGAGTCCAGTCCCTGGGGAAGAGTTGCTGCCATTTGATGCCAGCAATGACTATAACCATGGCGTTCTCGTCTTGGTAGAGGTTGACACCAATCGGAATGTCAAAAACGTTCAAGATGCAACACGACAGCTGGTGGGCATTCTTAAGAATTTTTCACGCATGCGTGAAAAATTTAAGACCCAAGAAGAGGAAATTGAGGGTTGGAAGCAGTCTCTTATTTATCAGAGTCAAGAGCTGACTCGCCGCGAAGTAGATATGGAAGCTCGCGCTGAGGAACTGCAGCAGCTTGAGTTGGAGTCTCAAAAAATTGAACAGCAGCGCAGCGAATTTGAAGATAGCCGCGATCAGATTCTGCAGCTCAAGGAGCAGCTAGAGGGAGATCGGCAGCAGCTAGAAGAGGCATGGGGGCGTTTACAGACTGCTCAACAACAGCTCGACACCGCTCAATCTGCCTCTTTGAGTGATGAGCAAGTTCATCAAGTTGAAGGTTTACTGCAGCGCCTAGAAACTGAATTAGGAAACGGGGGAGGCGCTGATGCAGGCATGCTCGAGCAGCAGCAAACTCACTTCAATCAATACTGGCAGTCATTAGAAGAGGATCGCAGTCAGGCTCAGCAACTTGAGGATGCGTTAAATCAGAAAACTCGCGATCTAGACCAAATCTGGCAGGACTGGCGTCAGACCCAGGGGACTTTGGAGGAAGCACAGCTAGAGCTAAAGCTACAGGAAAAGATATTGACGGTGAAGTCAGAGAGCCTCAGCTTCTTAATCACGCAGCTGCAGGCGCAGGCAGATATTGCTCAAGCCCTCAATCAGGTCCGAGATGGCTTTACCGGTAACGCGACGGTAAATTTGCAGGCTCTCAGATCTATGTCTGTTGAAGACCTTGAAGAAACGGTTAGCCGCCTGCAAAAAGAGCTAGACAAGCTTTCAAGCTTTGTCAATGACCAAGAAGAGGAGCTAGAACTGCAGCAACAGACGATTAACGAGCTAGAGTCTCAGGTCGAGCAGGCGAGTGAGTATGAGCGTCTGAGTCTCACCGGTGACCTCGAGCAGGAACAGCAGCAGTATAAGCTGTTGAATGAGACTCTTGAGGGCCAAAGAAAGACGCTACAGGAACGCGAAGGC contains:
- a CDS encoding IS630 family transposase (programmed frameshift) gives rise to the protein MRPYSLDLRQKIFDTYQAGGISQRQLAKRFRVALSFIEKLLKQERETGSIAPKVRTQQTPTKLNDAQLQTLATLVNANNDATLAELQEKLKQATGVTIGRSTMARMLRKLNLTREKKSLHPTEKESERVQRKRSEYWELIQGILAQDLIFIDESGINLAMTRLYARSTKGERARGDRPSRRGKNVSLIGAISLQGVVTQVALLGATDGLTFEAFISQKLIPKLWKGACVIMDNCSIHLGEDIATWIKKAGAKLIYLPPYSPDFSPIENCWSKIKSLLRSVGARTYTDLAKAIEDAFSKVSLDDLQGWFTHCCYCTSAA
- a CDS encoding DEAD/DEAH box helicase, whose amino-acid sequence is MAHSPLDLTTLFPFELDAFQKDAIASLNENHSVVVSAPTGAGKTVIGEYAIHRALSLGKRVFYTTPLKALSNQKLHEFRQQFGPQKVGLLTGDRSVNRDAPILVMTTEIFRNILYGTLLGDVDEVLEDVSAVVLDECHYMNDRQRGTVWEESIIYCPPQIQIIALSATVANAGQLTDWISWVHGPTDLVDSDWRPVPLNFHFAGNKGLCRLLNEQKTKMHPQLKSQMAKPSNKNRGRGRHRGKRPPRPNVPSLPSIVEQMRQRDMLPAIYFIFSRRGCDKAVQEASGLSLVNDAEASELKRQVDAFRQQNPDVGQLEQFDALYRGIAAHHAGLLPAWKGLVEELFQQGLIKVVFATETLAAGINMPARTTVISTLSKRTDDGHRLLTASEFLQMSGRAGRRGMDDSGHVVTVQTRFEGAKEASYLATVGADPLVSQFTPSYGMVLNLLQTHSLDEAKALIEKSFGQYLGMLQLNPQKDAIASVEQELTSLQAKLADIDLAELNSYQKLRQRVKEERRLLKILQQQAQENRAQELALIMAHAPIGTVVGVQTSEQDSPVSAILVRQLPSSGQLPYFISLTQKNRWQVISHKEVASLEGHLSLEAELEALTPPATLQPKVGQSANGDESSVAIAKQIPAGEWQVAPEVHDQSKRLEAVQQKIEGHPAHASRKSHHSILRWQRRVKSLEAQLEDRQTKFHRRSHHHWDEFMGLVKVLRHFNGLQDVTPTPLGEMASGLRGENELWLGLVFSSGVFDSLAPHQLAAACTALVYDNNRTDTWTHFSPSAEVQEALAELRPIQRQLLKEQYRQDVMSPIGLETELIGIVEQWALGMDWLELCTHTSLDEGDIVRMLRRTLDILSQIPHAPHTSGELRQNAKRAQQLMDRFPISEVNEILLELEPEPDGDLATDPPTNTTQ
- a CDS encoding Hpt domain-containing protein: MQPEQQRIMVYFIEEAKEHLNTIEHGLLNLQDVLAEPEMLNDVFRAAHSVKGGAAMLGIHSMQHIAHRLEDYFKVLKEHPIQIDQKLESLFFQGFDALSALTVELESSFALSPDISEQTLNSVEPAFNDLHHHLAQLVGPGVDLSDLLHSAPVAAAPAPVAVTVGAEPDPVCLEAFQTDVLEQLRVMLDVFKRPDEVSHRQELQNVCQGLEDLGQAFQIPGWTDLVEKNRVAIANPGQSWETLAQVVVPELKAARDLVLNNRATEIAPSAALLALLPVETSNANGADDWLGDLFGDEPADTSTNKDLNFLLDDLLQEPQPEAISVNESDSLNLDELLTADAPQPSPAEASPEEPVPATTNFDDLEQLLDEPKAAPVAAPRVAAAAPRASRRVGGNLNQTMKVPVKQLDKLSDLVGELLVSRNTLEDGQDRLRQFLDNLLFQVQQLNDLGQKMEDLYERSLLEGSLLSAAQATSGGGGNSDNGSSTHATGADFDALEMDSFTGFHTLSQEMIERIVRVREAASDIEFVVDSTEQVTRIFRQVTTQVQEGLTKSRMVPFGQVAERLPRAVRDISLKCGKQARLELEGQNTLVDKSILERLYDPLTHLVNNAIFHGIEYPDVRQSVDKETEGLIKIRAFYSGSRPDEVQIENLTPY